One genomic region from Rosa rugosa chromosome 1, drRosRugo1.1, whole genome shotgun sequence encodes:
- the LOC133742601 gene encoding uncharacterized protein LOC133742601, whose translation MELKHTRIASTVLILLCILVYTFAFTVRDGEEREREEVRIAKPSLWEIFKNSFSVYTSSPLKVTSYWEKVKSLVRQLHAYFFPPNLDFRGTSSSEEARVDQPSSPRIGGDGGGGAGEKVKEAVSKSFGKSKATVEDTAKSAAKAVGETVQKTKEKVKRSFSNREAGHQTHEPEL comes from the exons ATGGAACTCAAACACACAAGAATTGCTTCTACTGTTCTGATTCTTCTTTGCATCCTCGTCTATACTTTTGCATTTACGGTTCGAGATGGcgaagagcgagagagagaagaagtaCGAATTGCCAAACCATCGTTATGGGAGATTTTCAAAAATAGCTTCTCTGTGTACACATCTTCGCCCTTGAAAGTTACCAGCTACTGGGAGAAGGTCAAGTCGCTTGTACGCCAACTACATGCCTACTTCTTCCCTCCCAATTTGGA TTTTAGGGGAACTAGCAGTAGTGAAGAAGCAAGAGTCGATCAACCTAGCAGTCCTAGaattggtggtgatggtggagGTGGAGCTGGAGAGAAGGTGAAAGAGGCGGTGAGCAAGAGTTTCGGGAAGAGCAAAGCAACTGTGGAGGACACGGCTAAATCAGCTGCTAAAGCAGTAGGTGAAACTGTGCAGAAGACCAAGGAGAAGGTGAAAAGGAGCTTTTCTAACAGAGAAGCAGGTCATCAAACTCATGAACCCGAGCTGTGA
- the LOC133742592 gene encoding uncharacterized protein LOC133742592, with translation MARSLSQTLTLTRHLSPKTSSSFITLRAQSNLPFHYDQSDPAAADSVDPLLRKLEDAIHRIIVRKSAPDWLPFVPGASYWVPPPRSRSHGLAQLVEKLANPLTEEESMSMTTVRGWPSSAYFIQGSPPLMEVFVAKSDNGESDNAEQRLDTADHKSDNAPNSEEEEEG, from the exons ATGGCAAGGTCTCTCTCCCAAACCCTGACCCTCACCCGCCACCTCTCCCCCAAAACGTCGTCGTCTTTTATAACCCTCCGCGCCCAATCCAACCTCCCCTTCCACTATGACCAATCCGATCCCGCCGCCGCCGACTCCGTCGATCCCCTCCTCCGCAAGCTCGAGGACGCCATCCACCGCATCATCGTCCGCAAGTCCGCCCCCGATTGGCTCCCCTTCGTCCCCGGCGCCTCCTACTGGGTCCCGCCGCCGCGGTCCAGATCCCACGGCCTCGCCCAGCTCGTCGAGAAGCTCGCCAATCCCTTGACCGAGGAGGAGTCCATGTCCATGACCACCGTTCGCGGCTGGCCTTCCTCCGCTTATTTCATTCAAg GTTCACCTCCACTGATGGAGGTCTTTGTTGCGAAATCTGATAATGGGGAGTCTGATAATGCGGAGCAAAGGTTGGATACTGCTGATCATAAGTCGGATAATGCACCCAATtctgaggaggaggaagaaggatgA